From a region of the Leucoraja erinacea ecotype New England chromosome 6, Leri_hhj_1, whole genome shotgun sequence genome:
- the cln5 gene encoding ceroid-lipofuscinosis neuronal protein 5, whose amino-acid sequence MGSELRGFICLWLLLRLLQVSRADKQQTWPVPYRRYDHRPTPDPFCQPKYPFCPTGSPNGEIPQLKDQDHIEVYRLQTPVWKFKYGDLLGHFHIMHDAIGFRSTLTGKNYTMEWYELFQLGNCTFPHLRPGIAAPFWCNQGAACFFEGIDDLHWKENGSLVKVSEVSGEIFNKMAKWVKEDNRTGIYYETWTVQADPNPGSKIWFESYDCSAFVLRTYHALSKLGAVFKSPIQTNYTRIFLYSGEPTYLGNDSSIFGPHGNKTLAEQINSFYLPFRPPHSAKEFIISLLEIVEKVIVQNTFYLYFNYEYWCLPMKQPYIEITYEEIPLPS is encoded by the exons ACGCTACGATCATCGGCCCACTCCTGATCCATTCTGTCAGCCCAAATATCCCTTCTGCCCTACAGGCTCTCCTAATGGGGAGATACCTCAACTGAAAGaccaggatcacattgaagttTATCGGCTTCAGACTCCAGTCTGGAAGTTCAAATATGGAGATCTTCTGGGACATTTT CATATTATGCATGATGCTATTGGCTTCAGGAGCACCTTGACAGGTAAAAACTACACCATGGAGTGGTATGAACTCTTTCAACTTGGAAACTGCACTTTTCCACATCTTCGACCCGGCATAGCTGCTCCTTTCTGGTGCAATCAAGGAGCCGCCTGTTTCTTTGAGGGAATAGATGACCTACATTGGAAAGAAAATGGATCCTTGGTGAAAGTTTCTGAAGTATCTG GTGAAATATTTAACAAAATGGCCAAATGGGTAAAGGAAGACAACAGAACTGGTATATACTACGAGACATGGACTGTTCAAGCTGATCCTAATCCTGGCTCCAAAATATGGTTTGAATCTTATGACTGTTCAGCATTTGTGTTGAGAACTTATCATGCACTGTCAAAATTAggtgctgtttttaagagcccaataCAGACCAATTATACCAGAATATTTCTGTATAGTGGTGAACCTACCTATCTAGGTAATGACAGCTCCATATTTGGGCCACATGGCAACAAGACATTAGCAGAACAAATTAATTCCTTTTATCTTCCATTTAGACCTCCACATTCAGCAAAAGAATTTATAATAAGCCTTTTGGAAATAGTTGAAAAGGTTATAGTACAGAACACTTTTTACCTTTATTTTAATTATGAGTATTGGTGCCTACCAATGAAGCAACCTTATATTGAAATAACATATGAAGAAATTCCTTTACCTTCTTAA